GCGGTGTAATCATCGACAATAACAGGTGCAGTTCGGCGTGTTCCGGGATGCGTGACTGGATAAACAGGGTTGCCGTGCCCGGATTCACGCCGGCGGCAAGCCAGTCGATCACCATATCGCGCGTGCTCTCGGCGATAATCGATGGATCCTCGTAATGCGTCGTGAGCGCATGCCAGTCCGCAACGAAGTAAAAACACTCGTAGCTGTGTTGTAGTTCGATCCAGTTTTTCAAGACGCCGTGATAGTGGCCTAGGTGCAACAACCCGGTAGGACGCATGCCCGACAGCACGCGGTTGTTTTGACTAATGGTATTCAATAATGATGATCCGGTTTATAGAGGCCCGGCTTGAATTATACTGACAAGCCAGGCCACAAACCATGATTTTAACATGTCATCCTGCGGTAATTGGAATAGACCACCGCTCATGGGCACAACCAGGAAAACGGCCCTGTCTCCCTACTCCAGGAACGAAATCTCGCCGCGCCCATGCCTCAGGATTTCAGGCTGTCCGTCGATCAGGCTGATGACCGTGGTCGGCTCGACACCGCAGAAACCGCCGTCGATGACCAGGTCGACCTCGTGTTCATAGATTTCGCGAATTTCGGCAGCATCGTCCAGCGCCTGCTGCGCGCCCGGCGGAATCAGCGTGCTACTCATGATGGGCTGTCCGAGTTCCGTCAGGATCGCCTGCACGATATAGTTATCGGGCACGCGCACGCCGATGGTTTTACGTTTCGGGTTCATCAGGCGTCGCGGCACGACCGAGGTTGCCTTGAGCAGGAACGTGTAGGGCCCCGGGGTCAGCGTTTTCATCAGGCGGTAATCCGAGTTGGATACCTTGGCATAAGTGCCGATCTCGGACAAGTCGCTACAGACCAGCGTGAAGTGGTGCTTGTTGTCGGTACGCCTTATGCGCTGGATGCGTTCCATCGCGGCCTTGTCACCTATGTGGCAACCGAGCGCGTAGCTTGAGTCGGTGGGATAGATCACCAGGCCTCCGCGATCGATGATTGCCACGGCCTGCTGAATCAGGCGTCGCTGCGGGTTGTCCGGATGTATTTCAAAAAATTGCGCCATGACCATACCTATGTGCAAGCCGCGCGATAATACAGGAAATCAGTGGGAATAAAACAACGTTTCAAAAGATATTTAAATCAATAGATTAGCGCGGATTTTTGAACAAGCGGGGAAGAAATCGTTTAATTTGTGTTACATTTATGCAACAAATGGCAAAAATTGTTGTTTTTTTCAAAAAAAAGGGTTGCTATTGTGCCAATTATGGCTATCATCGTTGCACATAAGCCATCTGGGTCAATACATTACGCGAAACCCAACATAGAAGGTTTATATCCTAGGCACAAAACTATAACTGACTTAAGGGTAATTACTCATGAAATTTAAAACATCTGCAATCGCAATGGCCGTAGCCGGTAGCATTGCCGCTCCCGCCGCAGTACAAGCTGACGTTTATGCCTCGGCTCGCGTCGGAATCTGGAATGTTGACGAGGGCGGCGTGAGCGATCTCGAGCTGCGCAGCTTTTCATCCCGCTTCGGCGCCAAGGGCGAAACCGACCTCGGCAATGGCATGACCGGATACGGTCGTTACGAGTGGGACGTCGACCTGAACGACGAGACTAACACCGAGTCTCTGAGCGTACGTCATCGTTACGTCGGCCTGAAAGGCGACTTCGGCGACATCCGCATGGGCCAGGGCGCACAAACCTGGTACAACCACGTGGTCGGCCCGATCGACTTGCCCTGGTGGCACGTTGGTTACGCCATGATTTCATACACGAACCGTACCGATAACGCGCTGACCTACTCGAACAGTGCAGGCGCGGTCTCTTTCGGTATCACCGCATATTTCACCAACCTGGATACCGGCGAAGATGCTCCGGATGGCATGGAACTGGGTGTGACTTTCCCGATCGGCGATCTGGCGCTGGGTATCGGGGTGAAGACCACTGCTGAAGATGACGCCGGCGCTGGCGCTGCCGCGGCAGCAGCCACCGAAGCGGGTAGCATCGGTACCGATCCTGATGACAGCGACGATAACATCGTAGGCGTGGCACTTAGCGGTATTTCGCTCGGCGACGCGTCACTAGCTCTCATGTTGCAGAGCCAGGCTGACGACTCCAGCTTGACGGCCAACCTGGGTATCGGTAATGCTTACATTCACCTCGAGTCTCTCAGCCTCGACGCAGCTGATGCGGACGTGCTTGGGTTAACTCTGGGTTACACGCAAAGCCTGGGTCGCAACACCACCATGTACTACGAGATCTGGAACCTTGACGCGGATACCGGTGACTCGGACGACGACAAGACTCATGTAATGGCTGTTTTGAAGTACGACATCCTCTAAGCAGAAGATTCGTAACGCAGTACCTAAAGGGCTCCTTCGGGAGCCCTTTTTTATTGGGCGGGGAGCGTTGCTCACGTGGATTATTTGATACGGCGTGGCGCAGGATTTAGCCGCCCGCGCCGCGGCGGGCCGGTGATCGTGAAAATCGTCAGAAACTGCGTTTTTTCGGTCGCCAGAATTCCAGGCGCTTGTACTTGAAAAACAGCTGGTTGCCGAGCACGTCTTTGGCCTTCCAGGTGCGATCGCGCAGCTTCGGACCCAGCTTGTGTAAATCGGGTATGCCATAGGCGGCGCCGTCGTTTTCGACGATTTCCTTTTCGATTCGATCGAAGGAATGGGTCTGGGTGTCTTCCCAGGTCCTGAGTTCAGGGATGCCGAGAAAATCGTAAATCCTGTCGAGCACGCTGTCCGGGTCGCTCACCATATCGGCGCGCTCGATCAGCAGCAGGTTCTTGCGGTTCTTGCCCTGCCAGGTCTGCTTCAGGTTGTCGTAACACCAGCCGACGCTGGTGCCGATTTTCGGGTCCATCAATGCCTCGCATCGATTCGCATCGGACAGTTCTCGGCGTTCGTTACGCAGGTAATTGTCGATGTAGGATATATAGTCCGGATTGGTACGGATCAACATGATGAAAGACGCGAGGCAATCGGTGATATTATCGACCGGGCAGATGACCTTCATTTCTTCGCCGAGGACTTTGCGTGTCGAATCGATCGCGTCGTTCATGTGCCAGGCCCATGACTTGTCGACGATATAGGGCTCCGTGCGATGCTGGTACATGCCGTCGCGAATACCGCGCCAGACATTAGGCAGTTGATCCGGGTGCTTGTACGCTTTCAACGTAACCACATCCAGACGCCATTTGGAATAAATCTCGCTGATGAAATCACTCAGTGGCGACGCGGGCGAGACATGAATTCTGGGATTCTGGTTCAGGATCTCGCCCAGCACGGTGCTGCCGGTGCGCGGCAGGCCGGCGAGGTAGAAAAATGTCTTTGCTTCCACGGTTGATCTTGGGGGCTTAAAAACGAACGCAGAGCATATCATCGGGCCTTAAATTAGTCACCAAAGTGTCGGTTTATACGTTAGAATCTGCGCTGCTTCAGACGATTACCGGTTACATGAAACAACTTTTCGATTTCCTGCCGATCCTGCTCTTTTTCATCCTCTACAAGTTCTACCTGGACTTGCCGGATGAGTTCATCCTGGGTATCAATGCCTGGGTGCCATTAATGAGCCTGACGCCAGGGGAATCCAGCGACGCGATCTACCTGGCCACGCTGACCGCGATTGTCGTCACCGTGATCCAGGTCGTGCTCGCGGCGATTATTGTCAAGCGCGTTGAAAGGATGCCGATTATTACTTTGGCATTGCTGCTGGTTTTCGGCGGTGCAACGCTGGCCCTCAAAGACCCCGTTTTTATTCAGTGGAAACCGACTGCCATCAACTGGCTGTTTGCCCTGGTCTTTCTGGGCAGTCACCTGATCGGTGACAAGCCTCTGATTCAACGCATGATGGGTCACGCGATCACGATCGAGGAGCAGCGCGTCTGGGTGCAGTTGAACCTGGCCTGGATCGGATTTTTTGTCGTCGCCGGGATTGCCAACATGGTTGTTGCTCCTGAAATCGATCCGTTCGGGTTGCAATTCAGCGAGGATACCTGGGTCGATTTCAAATTGTTCGGGTTGATGGGCATGACGATTGCGTTCGTCATCGCGCAAGCATTTTTCCTGGCGCGTTACATGCCCGATAGCGATAAGGAGGTGAGTTGATGTTTTACAGCATCGTCGGGATCGACAACGCCAACAGCCTGCCGGCCCGCATGGCGGTGCGCAGTGAACACGTCGAACGCCTGAATGCCCTGCGTGACGCGGGCAGGCTGATCATTGCCGGGCCGAATCCAGCCATCGACAGCGAGGACCCGGGCGATGCCGGTTTCTCGGGCAGTATTATTATCGCGGAATTCGATTCGCTGGCCGCCGCGCAGGCCTGGGCCGACGATGATCCCTATATCAAGTCCGGCGCCTACGCCTCGGTCAGCGTAAAACCCTTCAAAAGGGTTCTGCCTTAGGCAGTGCGTGTCGTTGATCATCCCGATACGTCAAATCCGCGTACGCGATGGAGCCGCCGCCACAGGTAATTGCTGCACGTTTTCCAGGATGAAGCCTGCAGGCGTTACCCGTGTGGAAATGAAGGTATTAGCTAGAAATCTCTTGGGCTAGAGAGCTTTACTGGGGCTTTCGAGATTATCGCTGATTTCGCGTAGCAGCATGTCTTCGGACTCGATGCGTTCGGCCATCGCCTCGCCGATCGAGGACAGGTCGGTATATAAGTCAGCCAGGCTCTCCGGTTCATCGACGCCATCGTACTTGTCATTGAAATCGACAATGACTTGCGTCGTATCTGAAATTAACGGGTAGACACGATCGGCAACTCGCTTGATATTGCCGCGTCGCTCCTTGCCGTCAATGATTCTTTCATAGATCTCGAAATGACCCAGCGCCGTGTAATCGACCAGCCGCTGGTTGAAACTGCGAAGATTGTGGATCACCGTGTCGGGCGGCACCTCTCCGGTTTCCAGTTCGGCCAGTTCACACATCGATACCAGTACCTGTTGCCGTTCCTGCAAAAGGTTATTTATGGTCTGCGTTTGCCGGGTACGCCGGTTTTCTTCCGCCGAAATTTTTTCGGCAATCTGGGCTATCTTTTCAATTTGTGATTCGCTCACGGGTTACCTCGTTCGTGCTACTGCCGGATGACAATCAATCAGCTACGGTGTGCGTATTATGCGGCTGAATTCGCCTTCGGTAAACCATCATTATATGATTTGGCCGGGTTAATTTTTGTTAAACTCGTCTGATTTCCGCAGAGTGGATCTCCATGACTGAAAAGCTTAAGGCCCAACTGGATCGTCTCGAGATCCTGTATACCGAGCAAGACTACACGATCCAGACCCTCAATAACATGGTTGCGCAGCAGGAACAGGAAATCTCGCGCCTGGGTAGCCATATCGAGCGGCTCGAGGTTCAACTGCGGTCGCTGAAGAGCAACCTGCCGAGTGACGTCGATCCCGGCTTCGAGAAACCGCCCCATTATTAATGGCTTATCCAGAACACAGGGAGCAGGACATTCGGCATATCCTGGCGGCTGCCTCGAGTTCGGAATTAATCATTGCAACCGATGATACCGGTGTCGACATCAACCTGGTCAACTCGCAACTTCGCTTTCATCACAGCTTTATCTCGGGAGCGTTGCCCGCGAGGTCCCGCCAGGCAGGCCAGGCCATTGTCAAGGCCTGCAGCAACAAGCAGCGCAGCATCAAAAAAATTCTCGACCTGACCGCCGGTTGGGGCGTGGATAGCCTGACCCTCGCCCACCACGGCAAGCAGGTCGCGATGCTGGAACAGAATCCACTGGTGTTTGCCATCGTCGCCTATTCGCTCGAGCGACTCGCCGCGGTCGAGGCCGGCGCTGCGATTGCACGTCAAATGACGATTGAAAATAGCGACGCACGCGATTTCCTGGGCAGGCTGAACAATGACCACGACATCGACTGCATTTACCTTGACCCGATGTTCCCGGGTCACAAGTCCGGGGCCAAGCCATCCAAGGAAATGCAAATCCTGCAGGCCATGACCGGCAACCTGGGCATCGAGTCCTGTTTCGAGCAGGCACTCGGCAAGGCGCACAAGCGAGTGGTGGTTAAGCGCCCGGCGAAAGCGGGCAGTCTCGACAGCCTAAAACCCGACATGACCTATCGAGAAAAAACGATTCGATTCGATGTTTACCTTACCGCGTAGCGATTTCGAGCGGTCCGACCGGGCCCGGTTTCAGTCACGGAAATTATTGAACTGCAAAGGAATACCAAGCCCCGCTTCACGCAGGATCTGCATGACCTGCTGCAAATCATCACGCTTTTTACCGCTGACCCTGAGTTGCTCACCCTGAATTGCTACCTGTACCTTGAGCTTGCTGTCCTTGACCAGCTTGACCATCTTGCGCGCCAGGTCCTTGTCCAACCCCTCCCTGACTTTCACCTGCTGCCGGGCTCGTTTATTCATTTCGACGATATCGGCAAACTCGAGGCAATCGACGTCGATTCCGCGTTTAGACATTTTTTCCTTCAGTATCGGGACCATCTGTTTTACCTGGAATTCTGACTCGGCTTCGAGGGTGAGATCGTTCTGTGACTGTTCAATTTTCGCACCCGAGCCTTTAAAGTCATAGCGGGTGCCGATCTCGCGATTGGCCTGGTCCAGTGCATTTTTAAGCTCGTGGTGGTCGATTTCCGAAACAACGTCAAAAGAAGGCATGGCTGATTCTCGTGGTCAGGGTCTGATGGTCAAGATATTGAAATTATCGCTAAAAGTATAATCCGGGACTGCAAGATTCAAAAACTTATTATCACCGAGCAGTGCCCTGCCGGCGAAATCATAGCGTGCCTGACTACAGGTCTCTTTGACAGTGGAGGCACTTACTTCAAGACTGCAGCCAAGGTCGGTGCCAATCGCATAGCCGACGAAATACTCCGGATGCCTCGAGCGCAACAGGTTGGTCGCAAATTCGGGCTGGTGACTGCGCTCCGATTCGGGATCCTGCAATCGTGACAGGTCCTGGCCAAGCGCAGCAATGGTCTCTGCCGAGCGCCGTATCACGAGCACCGAAAGGTTATCCTGGCGCAAGATTAGGGCCTGGTCCTGTGGCAATTCGGTCAGCTTGAACTGGTAGGAACTGTGCACCCGTGGCGGGCGCAGATCAAACGTAAAATCGATAAAAATGTAAACCAGCGCCGCCGCGAACGCGAACACAAAATACCTGACCAGACGCTCTAATACGCTGCTTTCTTTTGCTGCCGCCACGACCTCACCACGAGCTGTCAGGGCTTGATGAATAAAATCTACAATCCGGTGATCGAGGCCTCCTGGTAGGGCCGGCGTCACGGATCTTTATCGGCCTGACGTGAACAGACAATCCTTCGAGTAATCGGATATCGAAGCAGAACAAGGTCAGGTCAAGCACCCGCAAATCAACCGTCGAGCTTTACGGTTTCACCGGCCTGTTCACTGCAGTATCGACCGAGACAGCTAAACAGTTCGTCGCCGTCTCCCTGCAGGCGCCAGCATTGGTCCTTGGCATCGTAATCGAAGTGGTAACCGCCCGAGCGCGCGGCGACCCAGATCTGCGACAGCGGGGTTTGCTTGTTGATGATAATCTGGCTGCGATTGGCAAATTCAAGCGTCAGGATGCCACCGGCACTGTCGTAATCGATGTCGACCCCGCAATCGTCGATTGCCTCCTCGATCGCGGTCATGGTGTTTTCGGCAAGCTGATTGAAATCCGACTCATTCATCTCCAGTGGCCTCGAAATCGAGTGACAGCGAGTTGATACAGTAACGCATTCCGGTACTTTCCCGCGGACCGTCCTCAAACAGATGCCCCAGGTGGCAACCACAGCGATCGCACATGACCTCGACACGGCGCATGCCGTGACTCAGGTCCACTTCCTCACGAATCGTCTCTGCTGATGCCGGCCGGTCGAACGAAGGCCAACCCGATCCCGAATCGAATTTATTGCCCGACTCGAACAAGGCCTCACCGCAGCATTTGCATCGATACTTTCCGCTCTGGTGGTTGTCATTGTATTCGCCGCTGAAGGGTGGCTCGGTGCCCTTTTCCCGGCACACGCGGTATTCCTCGGCGGTAAGCTTGCTACGCCATTTCTCATCATCATTCATGTTCCTCTCCCGTTGTTGGCAGATACATTTCCTTACCGTCGACCAGGTAGATCCAGCCGCGGGCGATGCGGTAAATCAACCAGATCGTCACGACCGCGAGCACCCCGTAACCGATCAGAATCGGGGTGGTTAACACGCCCAGAACCGTCCACAGCAGACCATACCAGAAGGTTGCCTTTTGCCAGTTAAAGTGCGATTCAAGCCAGCCGCCACGCACATCGTCATCCTTGATGTAGTTGATGATCACTCCAATGATCGGCGTAATCAAGGTAACAAAGGACAGCGCCTGCAGAATATATACCGCGTAAGTATATTTTTTAAGTGTGGCCATCTGCGCTTCGTCAAGTATCATGGCTAATCCTCCAGCAGTTGTTCGAATCCGGCCTGGTTCAGAATTTCGACACCCAGGGCCTCGGCCTTCGCAAGCTTGGAGCCTGGACTTTCTCCCGCTATCAGCGCGGTTGTTTTCGAAGAGACACTGCTGCTCACGCGGGCACCACGCGCTTTCAGCAGGCTCGCTGCCTGGTCGCGACTGTAGCCATCGAGGGTTCCGCTGATGACGTAGGTTTTCCCGGCCAGGACTTGCGCCAACTGCTGTCGTGAAAGGTCGACTTCTGGCCAGGTAATACCCTGGTCCAGTAACTCGTTGATGATATCCCGGTTTCTCTGCTGGTCAAAAAAGTGTCTTATATTTTCTGCAACCACCGGCCCCACGTCTTCGACCTGCTGCAGCGTTTCAAAATCCGCATCCATGATCGCGTCGAGTTCACCGAAGTGACTGGCCAGCGCCTCGGCGGTGGCCTCGCCAACCTCGCGTATCCCGAGCGCATAAATAAACCGCGCCAGGCTGGTAGCCCTGGTTTTCTCGAGCGCCTGCAACAGGTTAGCTGCCGATTTTTCCGCCATGCGCTCGAGACCTGCAATCTGCTCAAGTTCCAGCTTATAAAGGTCAGCGACCGACTCGATCAATCCCTGCTCGACCATTTGTTCGACCAGCTTGTCTCCGAGCCCTTCGATATCCATCGCCTTGCGCGAAGCGTAATGCTTGATGGCTTCCCTGCGTTGTGCCGCACAAACCAGGCCGCCCATACAGCGATACGCCGCCTGACCGTGCTGCTGCAGAACCTCCGAATCGCAAACCGGGCACCGGGACGGCATTCGTGGCCGCTTTAACTTGCCTTTGCGCTGCTGCGGTACCGGGCCCACGATTTCAGGAATAACATCTCCGGCCCGGCGCACGATGACGATATCGCCGATGCGGATATCCTTGCGCTCGATCTCGTCCATGTTGTGCAGGGTCGCATTGCTCACCATTACCCCGCCAACGGCGACCGGCTCCAGCCTTGCTACCGGCGTCAACGCACCCGTTCGCCCAACCTGGAAATCAACATCGAGCAAGCGCGTCATGACTTCCTGTGCCGGGAACTTGTAGGCGATCGCCCAGCGAGGTGCGCGGGATACAAAACCGGCCTCGCGCTGCTGCTCGATACTATCAAGCTTGAACACGACGCCATCGATATCATACGCAAGCCTGTCACGCTCTTCGAGGATGCGTTGATAGTAGTCGATACATTCGCTTATCGAGTCAAGCTGTTCGATCTGACGACTAATCGGAATCCCGATACCGCGCAGGTACTGCATTTGCTGGTATTGACCCGGAGGCAGTTCAGCCCCGTCACAGACACCAATACCATAGCTGCAAAACGTTAACGGACGACTCGCGGTTATGCGCGAATCCAGCAGGCGCAGGCTGCCGGCAGCGGCATTTCGGGGATTTGCGAAAACCTTGCCACCCGCCTGTTGCTGGCTGCGATTGAGTTCGGCAAAGCCCGCCAGTTCCATGTAGACTTCACCGCGAATCTCGATCCGTCGGGGCAGATGTTCACCCATCAAACGTAACGGGATCGAGGCTATAGTGCGCGCATTCGCGGTAATGTTTTCACCGCTGCGCCCGTCTCCGCGGGTCGCCGCACGCACCAGTTCGCCTTTTGCGTATAGCAGGCTGACCGCAAGACCGTCCAGCTTGGGCTCGGCGCAATAGCTCAGCTCTGAATCGTGATCCAGTTTCTCGCGCAGGCGGCGATCGAATGCCAGCATTTCCGTCTCGTCAAAAGCATTATCGAGCGATAGCATCGCAACTTCATGCGTAACCGTTTCGAAGTGGCTCGCTGGTTCAGAACCCACTCGCTGGGTCGGTGAATCCCGGGTAACCAGTTCAGGATACTCACGCTCGAGCTCCTGTAAGCGTCGAAACATCCGGTCGTAAGCCTGGTCGGTAATCACCGGGGCATCCAGGACATAGTAACGGTAGTTATGCTCGGACAGGGACTGGCGGAGTTCCGCTGCTTCGGTCCTGGTGGCTTTGGGAATCGACATGTCTGGGGGCCTGAAAGCTAGGCCAGTTTTTCACGATCACGGGTGATGTCGCTGATCATCAGCAGGTCCTGGTTCGGCAGGTATACCTTGACATTCATTAAGCGCACCAGCTCATCGATTTTTTTCAGCATCGATTCATACGCAAGACGCGGATGTTCACAGGTTTCAAGATCGATGAAACAATTGAATCCCAGGGTTGCAAAATCAAGCTTTTCGATCTCGTTAAAATGACCCGGATCGCTAAGGCTGGCCACCTGGAAACAGACCTCTCCTTCCTCGCGAAACTCGAGCAAACCCTCGGTATTCAGTTCCAGACCCGTCTCCTGCACGGCTGCATCGGCTTCCTCACCGGTAATCAGGCGAAAATCTTCAAACCTGAGGTGGTAACTGATCAAACTGTCTTCATCCCTGGATTTGATCATCGTCGGCACAAATATCTCGGCATCTGGCGATGCAAAGGGGGGTTTTGGTACTTCCCTGGCAGGATTAATCTGGATTTCTTCGAGGTCTTCGTCAACCTCGTTCTCGGTTAGAATCTGGTTAAGGTTGTTCATTTCGAAACGCAGCTGCTCGTCTTCGACAAATGCCGAATCGACCTCCTCGCGGGTGAATGTCTCGATCGAACTGCGTTTACGCAATCGCGCCTGGTGCACGCCGAAAAGATAGACCCCAATCCCCACCAAAATCGCGATAACGATCAGTACCCATCTAAAGGTGCTTGTATCCATTACTGAACCCCGGCTAGAACCACCGCTTCGCCGACATCGACCGAGACCAGTCGTGATACCCCGGGTTCGTGCATGGTTACACCATTCAGACCCTGGGTCATTTCCATGGTTATCTTGTTGTGCGTGATTATGATGAACTGTACCTGCTCGGACATTTCCATAACCATCGTGCAAAAACGCCCGACATTGGCATCGTCGAGTGGTGCATCAACCTCGTCCAGCATGCAAAAAGGTGACGGATTGAGCTCGAAAATCGCGAAAATCAATGCTACCGCGGTGAGTGCCTTTTCGCCCCCCGATAACAGCTGCAGGTTGGTAATGCGTTTTCCCGGCGGTCGCGCCATGATTTGCACACCCGTGTTAAGCAAATCGTTTTCGGTCATCTCGAGATGCGCTTCGCCACCTCCGAACAGTTTGGGGAAACGCTCAACCAGGCGACTGTTAACCTGCTCGAATGTAGTCTTGAAACGATCCCGGGTTTCCCTGTCTATTTTCCTGATCGCGTCCTCGAGTGTTTCCAGTGCCGAAATCAAATCCTGGTGCTGCGCGTCCAGATACTGTTTTCGTTCGGCCTGTTCCTTTTGCTCTTCGATTGCCGCGAGATTGATCGGGCCCAGGCGGTCGATACGCTTGTTCAACTTTTCGAGACGCAAGCTCCATTCATCTAAATCGGCCTCGGGCTCGAGATCCTGCTGTAAAGCAGCAACATCCTGCCCGGTCTTCTGCAATTGTTCCTCGATCGTATTACAGCGGATGCTCGCTTCCTGAAGCTGCAAACGTTCCTGTTCCAGTTGATTACGAAAGTCATCGACATGCTGCTGACGAGTGTTACGTTCGGTTTCAAGTTCGCGTTGCCGGTTATCCAGTTCACTAACGGCCTGCTGCGCGCGACCCAGTTCCTGTTCATTCTGGTTGCGCAACTTCAGCAGCTCCTGGAGCGCGGTCTCCTGCTCCGCGATGGGATCGACATCACTGTTCATGAGGTCTTCGAGTTCCCCCACTCGTTGATCAAACTGGTTTTTCTGTTGCTCGATGCGCTCGATATTCGAACGCGTGGCGCGCTGCTCCGCCTCCAGTGCCTGCTGCCGGATCTGCTGCTGATGCGCGCTTTCAAGCGCCTGCTGCAGCGCATTCCGGGTTGCAGTCAACTGCTGCTGCCGGCTTGTTTTTTGCGCCTGCAGCCCCTCTTCGAGTTCCGTCATCTGGGCAATCTGCTCGAGAAACTCGTTACGCTTGGCGCTATTCGATTGCAGTTCGTTGGTGTGTCCAAGCTTTTGTTCCTCGAGCTCAGCCAGCTCGGTATGTAACTGCTGGCGCCTGCTTTGTACCTGCTCAGCCTCGCTTTTCCGGTTACTGAGCCGCTGGCGCAGTTCGGATAAATGCTGCTGCACAGTGGCCAGTGATTTCTGATCGCCGTCCCATTCCTGCTCGAGAACTTGCAAGCGCTGCCGATCACCATCGTAGTGGGATTTCAAGGTCGTCGCCGCCTGCGTTATCTGCTCCAGCTGCGCACGAATCGAATCGATCTCCTGCGCCCGTGCAAGCGTACCCGCATGCTGGTCCTCTTCACCCTGTTGCAATATCCAGTTACCACCGGCCCAGAGCCCCTGCGCCGTAACCAGGCTTTCGCCGGCCTTCAGCTGGCTTCGCTTGTCGCGCAGGTCCTGCTGATCCCTGCACAGGTAAATCCCGTCCAGAATGGCCGACAGATCGACATCACACTCGATATAATCTGAAAGTTTCGGCCAATCACGGTCACCGCTGCGAGCCGGCACCGGGTCACGGTCGAATACGGCCACACTATGGTTAGGTACGGATGCATCGGGCACAGGTTCGCCGGTAGACGTGCAATAAGCCCCGAGAAAAGGCGACAGGACCACTTCGACTGCCCTGCCTATATCGCCCTTCAGCTTCAGCAGGCTGGTCAGGCGATGCGTTGAATCGATCTGATTTTGTTCAAGCCACTGTTTGACCTCCGCGCTGGTTTCGGAAAGCGCATGTTGCTGCAGCGCTTCCAGTGAACTCAAGCGTCCGCGCATGGTTTGCACCCGGTTGCGTAGTTCGTCAAGCTGGTTGGCCGATTCTTCGCAACTGCCGCGCAAGGCCTGGATATCTTCGGCTCGAGCCTGGGCCTGCGAGGTCGTTGCGGCATATTCCTGCGCGCTGGCCTCGACACCGGATTCAAGCTGATCGATTTCCTGAACGGCTTCGGAGGCGTCGAGAGTATCCAGCTCACTCTGCAGGCGCAAACGCTGCTGGTCGGTACGCTGCACCTGGCGTTCGATATGCTCGATCCCGCGGTTTTCGATCTGCGCAGACTCGTGAACCTGGTGGAATTCACGTCGGAACTGATCCCACAATTCCTGCCACTCGTGCATTTTTTCTTCCGCCTGCGTAGCCGCTGCCTGCTGTTGCTCGAGATTCTGATTGCTGGATTCGAGTTCTGGCGTAATATCGGCTAGCTTCAG
The genomic region above belongs to Gammaproteobacteria bacterium and contains:
- a CDS encoding SlyX family protein; its protein translation is MTEKLKAQLDRLEILYTEQDYTIQTLNNMVAQQEQEISRLGSHIERLEVQLRSLKSNLPSDVDPGFEKPPHY
- a CDS encoding class I SAM-dependent methyltransferase, coding for MAYPEHREQDIRHILAAASSSELIIATDDTGVDINLVNSQLRFHHSFISGALPARSRQAGQAIVKACSNKQRSIKKILDLTAGWGVDSLTLAHHGKQVAMLEQNPLVFAIVAYSLERLAAVEAGAAIARQMTIENSDARDFLGRLNNDHDIDCIYLDPMFPGHKSGAKPSKEMQILQAMTGNLGIESCFEQALGKAHKRVVVKRPAKAGSLDSLKPDMTYREKTIRFDVYLTA
- a CDS encoding sigma D regulator produces the protein MSESQIEKIAQIAEKISAEENRRTRQTQTINNLLQERQQVLVSMCELAELETGEVPPDTVIHNLRSFNQRLVDYTALGHFEIYERIIDGKERRGNIKRVADRVYPLISDTTQVIVDFNDKYDGVDEPESLADLYTDLSSIGEAMAERIESEDMLLREISDNLESPSKAL
- the cyaY gene encoding iron donor protein CyaY, whose product is MNESDFNQLAENTMTAIEEAIDDCGVDIDYDSAGGILTLEFANRSQIIINKQTPLSQIWVAARSGGYHFDYDAKDQCWRLQGDGDELFSCLGRYCSEQAGETVKLDG
- a CDS encoding YciI family protein; protein product: MFYSIVGIDNANSLPARMAVRSEHVERLNALRDAGRLIIAGPNPAIDSEDPGDAGFSGSIIIAEFDSLAAAQAWADDDPYIKSGAYASVSVKPFKRVLP
- a CDS encoding L-threonylcarbamoyladenylate synthase — encoded protein: MAQFFEIHPDNPQRRLIQQAVAIIDRGGLVIYPTDSSYALGCHIGDKAAMERIQRIRRTDNKHHFTLVCSDLSEIGTYAKVSNSDYRLMKTLTPGPYTFLLKATSVVPRRLMNPKRKTIGVRVPDNYIVQAILTELGQPIMSSTLIPPGAQQALDDAAEIREIYEHEVDLVIDGGFCGVEPTTVISLIDGQPEILRHGRGEISFLE
- a CDS encoding sulfotransferase: MEAKTFFYLAGLPRTGSTVLGEILNQNPRIHVSPASPLSDFISEIYSKWRLDVVTLKAYKHPDQLPNVWRGIRDGMYQHRTEPYIVDKSWAWHMNDAIDSTRKVLGEEMKVICPVDNITDCLASFIMLIRTNPDYISYIDNYLRNERRELSDANRCEALMDPKIGTSVGWCYDNLKQTWQGKNRKNLLLIERADMVSDPDSVLDRIYDFLGIPELRTWEDTQTHSFDRIEKEIVENDGAAYGIPDLHKLGPKLRDRTWKAKDVLGNQLFFKYKRLEFWRPKKRSF
- a CDS encoding YajQ family cyclic di-GMP-binding protein produces the protein MPSFDVVSEIDHHELKNALDQANREIGTRYDFKGSGAKIEQSQNDLTLEAESEFQVKQMVPILKEKMSKRGIDVDCLEFADIVEMNKRARQQVKVREGLDKDLARKMVKLVKDSKLKVQVAIQGEQLRVSGKKRDDLQQVMQILREAGLGIPLQFNNFRD
- a CDS encoding porin, whose product is MKFKTSAIAMAVAGSIAAPAAVQADVYASARVGIWNVDEGGVSDLELRSFSSRFGAKGETDLGNGMTGYGRYEWDVDLNDETNTESLSVRHRYVGLKGDFGDIRMGQGAQTWYNHVVGPIDLPWWHVGYAMISYTNRTDNALTYSNSAGAVSFGITAYFTNLDTGEDAPDGMELGVTFPIGDLALGIGVKTTAEDDAGAGAAAAAATEAGSIGTDPDDSDDNIVGVALSGISLGDASLALMLQSQADDSSLTANLGIGNAYIHLESLSLDAADADVLGLTLGYTQSLGRNTTMYYEIWNLDADTGDSDDDKTHVMAVLKYDIL
- a CDS encoding septation protein A — its product is MKQLFDFLPILLFFILYKFYLDLPDEFILGINAWVPLMSLTPGESSDAIYLATLTAIVVTVIQVVLAAIIVKRVERMPIITLALLLVFGGATLALKDPVFIQWKPTAINWLFALVFLGSHLIGDKPLIQRMMGHAITIEEQRVWVQLNLAWIGFFVVAGIANMVVAPEIDPFGLQFSEDTWVDFKLFGLMGMTIAFVIAQAFFLARYMPDSDKEVS